One part of the Salvelinus fontinalis isolate EN_2023a chromosome 4, ASM2944872v1, whole genome shotgun sequence genome encodes these proteins:
- the LOC129852779 gene encoding prolactin-releasing peptide receptor-like: protein MEDSGSGWAVDLVPPGPCVAGMERNTSGQVFEVTLQNSSSSKLSPQFVGVELPQSFKLLIIPCYALVVLIGVFGNYLLLYVICRTRKMHNVTNFFIGNLAFSDMLMCATCVPFTLAYAFNPRGWVFGRFMCYLVYLIQPVTVYVSVFTLTAIGVDRYYATVHPLKKRISVLACTYLLSGIWLLSCGLVAPAVAHTYHVEFKNEGFTICEEFWMGKEKERLAYAYSTLFMTYVLPLSALCISYLCISVKLRNCVAPGHRTKSQAKAQRTRKRKTFRLVTLVVAAFGVCWMPISVFNVLRDIDIDLIDKRFFLLIQLLCHLCAMSSSCCNPFLYAWLHDRFRAELRKMFTCHHRIGIPANNCATNSVVL, encoded by the exons ATGGAGGACAGTGGCAGTGGGTGGGCTGTAGATCTGGTCCCTCCTGGGCCGTGTGTGGCTGGCATGGAGCGGAACACCAGCGGTCAGGTTTTTGAGGTGACGCTGCAGAACTCCTCCTCGTCCAAACTCAGCCCTCAGTTTGTGGGGGTGGAGCTGCCGCAGTCCTTCAAGCTGCTCATCATCCCCTGCTATGCCCTGGTGGTGCTGATCGGGGTATTCGGCAACTACCTGTTGCTCTATGTCATCTGCCGCACCCGCAAGATGCACAATGTCACCAACTTCTTCATAGGGAACCTGGCCTTCTCCGACATGCTGATGTGTGCCACATGTGTCCCCTTCACCTTGGCCTATGCCTTCAACCCCCGTGGCTGGGTGTTTGGGAGGTTCATGTGCTACCTGGTTTACCTCATCCAGCCAGTAACTGTCTATGTGTCTGTTTTTACTCTCACTGCTATTGGTGTTGACAG GTACTATGCCACAGTGCACCCTCTGAAGAAGCGGATCTCAGTGCTGGCGTGTACCTACCTCTTATCTGGGATCTGGCTGCTCTCCTGTGGGCTTGTGGCCCCGGCTGTAGCCCACACTTACCATGTGGAGTTCAAGAATGAGGGCTTCACCATCTGTGAGGAGTTCTGGATgggcaaagagaaagagaggttggCCTACGCCTACAGCACGCTCTTCATGACCTACGTCCTGCCTCTCTCTGCACTCTGCATCTCTtacctctgtatctctgtcaaGCTGCGTAACTGTGTGGCGCCTGGCCACCGCACCAAGAGCCAGGCCAAGGCCCAGCGAACCCGCAAGCGCAAGACCTTCCGTCTGGTCACCTTGGTGGTGGCGGCCTTTGGCGTGTGTTGGATGCCCATCAGTGTATTCAACGTGCTGCGGGACATTGACATTGACCTGATTGACAAGCGCTTCTTCCTGCTCATCCAACTGCTGTGCCACCTGTGTGCCATGAGCTCGTCCTGCTGTAACCCTTTCCTGTACGCCTGGCTACATGACCGCTTTCGCGCCGAACTGCGCAAGATGTTCACCTGCCACCACCGCATCGGCATCCCTGCCAACAACTGTGCCACAAACAGCGTGGTGCTGTGA